The following proteins come from a genomic window of Paucimonas lemoignei:
- the Hgd_2 gene encoding 3-hydroxyisobutyrate dehydrogenase produces MTTKNVGVIGLGAMGLGIARSLLRSGFNVHACDVRSSVTEQFATEGGVACASPAEMAAACEVIITVVVNAEQTETVLFGENGAIAALRPGSLVIGCATVAPTFAVELGQRLVDQGLLYLDAPISGGAAKAAAGQMTMMTSGPADSYAKAEDILNGMAGKVYRLGDVHGLGSKVKIINQLLAGVHIAASAEAMALGLREGVDADALYEVITNSAGNSWMFENRVPHILKADYTPLSAVDIFVKDLGLVLDTARTSKFPLPLSATAHQMFMQASSAGYGREDDSAVIKIFPGIELPKAKPDQA; encoded by the coding sequence ATGACTACCAAGAATGTCGGCGTAATTGGCTTGGGTGCGATGGGTCTGGGCATTGCCCGCTCGTTGCTGCGCAGTGGTTTCAATGTGCACGCCTGTGATGTGCGCAGCAGCGTGACCGAGCAGTTCGCCACCGAAGGCGGCGTCGCCTGTGCCTCTCCGGCTGAAATGGCTGCGGCCTGTGAAGTGATCATCACTGTGGTGGTCAACGCCGAGCAGACCGAAACCGTATTGTTCGGTGAGAACGGTGCCATCGCGGCGCTGCGTCCCGGCAGTCTGGTGATCGGTTGCGCCACCGTTGCACCCACCTTCGCGGTCGAGCTGGGTCAGCGTCTGGTCGATCAAGGCCTGCTGTACCTCGATGCCCCAATCTCCGGCGGCGCTGCCAAAGCGGCTGCAGGCCAGATGACCATGATGACTTCCGGCCCGGCTGACTCTTACGCCAAGGCCGAAGACATCCTCAATGGCATGGCGGGCAAGGTGTATCGCCTGGGCGACGTTCATGGCCTGGGTTCGAAAGTCAAAATCATCAATCAACTGTTGGCCGGTGTGCACATCGCCGCCAGTGCCGAAGCCATGGCGCTGGGCCTGCGTGAAGGTGTCGATGCCGACGCTTTGTACGAAGTGATCACCAACAGCGCCGGTAACTCGTGGATGTTCGAGAACCGCGTGCCGCACATTCTCAAGGCTGATTACACGCCACTGTCGGCTGTGGATATCTTCGTCAAGGACCTGGGCCTGGTACTGGATACCGCCCGCACCAGCAAATTCCCGCTGCCGCTGTCCGCCACGGCGCACCAGATGTTCATGCAGGCTTCCAGCGCCGGTTACGGTCGTGAAGACGACTCCGCCGTGATCAAGATTTTCCCGGGCATCGAACTGCCCAAAGCCAAGCCAGACCAAGCGTAA